The proteins below come from a single Candidozyma auris chromosome 3, complete sequence genomic window:
- the ATS1 gene encoding Ats1p encodes MTHYKLLACGSNGNFQLGLGDDEDKSSLVEINVTLKAPPRSFAFGGNHTLILLDDGTVMAAGSNEFGQCGIKASEALKEFIEIPGTWKFIAAGWEYSVLVDEQDRVYTCGTGLKGELGLGKNIVLAETPSDVKFSTKSPVIGVKSSINHVIVMREDGTYGWGACRKGQLGEVKEVDPKNKPVSCYWEPKRLSLEGTLVAMGHDRTVLYDGSVIKVLGKNACLIEAPNANNVQAMWSSVHWSTSTRSHEGIEIYSQGNNSHGQLYQYNNEASPVDVVVGSEHGLVLLSDGKVCAWGWGEHGNCGEAPETKKKGENDPVTYDYLNEIYRGPDKVVGMAAGCATSWIVTETLASDNE; translated from the coding sequence aTGACCCACTACAAGCTACTTGCATGTGGCTCTAACGGAAACTTCCAGCTTGGTCTTggtgacgatgaagataaATCGTCCTTGGTCGAAATTAATGTCACATTGAAGGCGCCTCCTCGGTCTTTTGCCTTTGGCGGGAACCATACGCTAATTCtacttgatgatggcaCGGTGATGGCTGCTGGGAGCAACGAGTTTGGCCAGTGTGGGATTAAGGCGTCAGAAGCGCTTAAAGAATTCATCGAGATTCCTGGCACTTGGAAGTTCATTGCTGCTGGTTGGGAGTACTCTGTGCTTGTCGATGAGCAAGATAGAGTGTACACTTGTGGCACGGGGCTCAAGGGCGAATTGGGACTAGGCAAGAACATCGTACTTGCAGAAACGCCTTCTGATGTCAAATTTTCCACAAAAAGCCCGGTTATCGGTGTCAAGTCTTCAATCAATCATGTCATTGTGATGCGTGAGGATGGGACCTATGGCTGGGGAGCGTGTCGTAAGGGCCAACTTGGGGAAGTCAAGGAAGTCGACCCTAAAAACAAGCCTGTTTCGTGCTACTGGGAGCCCAAAAGGCTCTCGCTTGAAGGAACTTTGGTTGCAATGGGCCATGATCGTACTGTTCTCTATGATGGTTCTGTGATCAAGGTACTAGGGAAAAATGCCTGTTTAATTGAGGCGCCAAACGCAAATAATGTGCAAGCAATGTGGTCATCCGTACACTGGTCGACGTCGACCAGAAGCCATGAAGGTATTGAAATTTACTCTCAGGGTAACAATCTGCATGGGCAGTTATACCAATATAATAACGAGGCATCACCTGTGGACGTTGTCGTGGGCTCAGAACACGGACTTGTACTTCTTAGTGACGGAAAAGTATGTGCATGGGGCTGGGGAGAGCATGGCAACTGTGGAGAAGCTCCagaaacgaagaaaaaaggagaaaatgATCCGGTGACCTATGACTACTTGAATGAAATCTACAGAGGACCCGATAAAGTTGTTGGCATGGCTGCGGGATGCGCCACAAGCTGGATCGTAACAGAGACGTTAGCTAGTGATAATGAGTGA
- a CDS encoding DNA-dependent ATPase FUN30 produces the protein MTFEHRKSADPDESTLQVPSSSPINVKSSPEKSDMPSMPSHAYTVTFGTPKNQDPQTMEMKKRFYSHKYWPILSKRFYYLPEIEIFKGMVRGKGNLRDISSWLATNIDLEGRLAEYDRKLEQQREDAEKAKSRKAVGASSHHTNDTHHLQLNGDSTTTSTSNDHGTDEDASPIKRGGARQKRPKLADTKPDISSTKVELHKPKVSILEKYRHNSGQAPGQAPGQQRIDYVFQRSFGSAPQKKRRLVRADNAELANASRDSTPTPAIPPGALSAAFSHNDGSVPRLNESFNGSNVFENGDNLEQLEERIRANRRKNKNKKQMVDDNSDADLEEEDYSDDMSQEDDDGAFQSGFTSIDGQILEFLNNAPQEDIVEICNIQPKVAELLISKRPFHSVYSISEDRFEEATPEPEPQVKRRGGQRKPLGLKIVESTEFSLRGYKAVDSLIKKCSEYGDLISRQMDRWGVKVTGEGELSMVEIVGSDEASKDEEDDDVVARSRGLTYIKHKPTLLAPDVELKTYQQVGINWLNLLYQNKLSCILADEMGLGKTCQVISFMAYLKAISDKKSAHLVVVPSSTLENWLREFQKFCPSLVVQAYYGSQAEREDLRYELAESEYDVLVTTYNLATGSPPDFKFLKNHRFDMIVYDEGHMLKNSNSERYNKLMRLKAEFRLLLTGTPLQNNLKELVSLLAFMLPTLFVEKRDDLQGLFNKKASVDTTADDYNPLMSQQAINKAKTMMTPFVLRRKKAQVLKYLPGKNHEVVKCPMTPKQREIYDSYIRQGKEARAERERRKKEGKEAERMSPTASTSNVMMSLRKASMHPLLFRTQYTDEMLPEMAEKIMKEPEYIAANKNYIIEDMSVMSDYELNALCEKFSNTLGSYVLKETMWFDSGKVTALLKVLKQVIEKKEKVLVFSLFTQMLDILERVLSFSNITFVRLDGQTSVETRQDIIDRFYEDDTIPVFLLSTKAGGFGINLVAANNVVIFDQSFNPHDDKQAEDRAHRVGQTNEVLVTKLVSEQTIDENIMLLAENKLQLDQSISSEANEKKVEEKAVSMFENILFGQ, from the coding sequence ATGACGTTTGAACACAGAAAATCGGCTGATCCGGATGAAAGTACCCTCCAGGTGCCTAGTTCCCTGCCGATCAACGTAAAGCTGTCGCCGGAGAAATCAGACATGCCCTCGATGCCCTCACATGCGTATACCGTTACGTTTGGTACaccaaaaaatcaagatccGCAAACGATGGAGATGAAAAAACGGTTTTACTCGCATAAATACTGGCCAATCTTGTCCAAGAGATTCTACTACTTGCCAGAAATAGAGATTTTCAAGGGAATGGTGCGTGGCAAGGGGAACCTACGAGATATCTCACTGTGGTTGGCCACCAACATTGATTTGGAAGGTAGGCTTGCAGAATACGATAGGAAGTTGGAGCAGCAGCGGGAGGATGCTGAAAAAGCGAAATCCAGGAAAGCAGTTGGGGCTTCATCGCACCATACTAATGACACacaccatttgcaactcaaCGGAGACTCTACGACCACCTCGACAAGTAACGACCATGGCACCGATGAGGACGCGTCGCCCATAAAGAGAGGTGGTGCAAGACAGAAAAGACCCAAACTCGCTGACACGAAGCCCGATATCTCCAGTACAAAGGTGGAACTTCACAAGCCTAAAGTCTCCATTCTAGAGAAGTATAGACACAACCTGGGCCAGGCTCCTGGCCAGGCTCCAGGCCAACAACGCATAGACTATGTCTTTCAAAGATCGTTTGGCTCTGCTCCTCAGAAGAAGCGCCGGTTGGTGCGTGCAGATAACGCTGAATTGGCCAATGCTTCTAGAGATCTGACCCCAACTCCCGCTATACCTCCTGGTGCACTTAGTGCAGCATTCAGCCACAATGATGGCCTGGTACCTCGCCTCAATGAGCTGTTCAACGGAAGCaatgtttttgaaaatggcGACAATCTAGAACAGTTGGAGGAAAGAATCAGGGCAAACAGGAGAAAAAACAAGAATAAAAAGCAAATGGTCGACGACAACAGTGACGCCGACctagaagaagaggactATAGCGACGACATGTCGCAGGAAGACGATGATGGAGCGTTCCAATCTGGTTTCACTTCTATCGATGGCCAGATTTTGGAGTTTCTTAATAATGCTCCTCAGGAAGACATCGTTGAAATTTGCAATATCCAACCGAAGGTGGCCGAGTTGTTGATCTCGAAAAGACCATTTCATTCCGTTTATCTGATTTCGGAAGACAGATTTGAGGAGGCTACGCCAGAACCAGAACCTCAGGTGAAAAGACGTGGGGGTCAAAGAAAACCATTGGGTCTTAAGATTGTGGAGAGCACAGAATTCAGTCTAAGAGGTTATAAAGCAGTTGACTcgttgatcaagaagtgTTCTGAATACGGTGACCTTATTTCTCGTCAAATGGATAGATGGGGTGTCAAAGTTACTGGCGAAGGTGAGCTCAGCATGGTCGAGATTGTCGGGTCAGATGAGGCATCtaaggatgaagaggatgacGATGTTGTTGCTAGAAGCCGTGGTTTGACATACATCAAGCACAAGCCTACTCTTCTAGCCCCTGATGTTGAACTCAAAACGTATCAGCAGGTTGGTATCAATTGGCTCAATTTGCTCTATCAGAACAAGCTTTCTTGCATCCTAGCGGATGAGATGGGCTTAGGCAAAACATGCCAAGTCATCTCTTTCATGGCCTACCTCAAGGCAATCTCCGATAAGAAGAGCGCTCATCTTGTGGTTGTTCCTTCATCGACATTAGAGAATTGGCTCCGTGAATTCCAAAAATTCTGTCCGTCGTTGGTCGTACAAGCATATTATGGCTCTCAGGCTGAGCGTGAAGACCTACGCTACGAGCTTGCTGAGTCTGAGTATGATGTTTTGGTGACGACGTATAACCTAGCTACAGGTTCGCCACCAGACTTCAAATTTTTAAAAAATCATAGATTCGACATGATTGTTTACGATGAAGGTCATATGTTGAAAAACTCGAACAGTGAAAGATACAACAAGCTCATGAGACTTAAAGCAGAATTCAGATTATTGCTTACGGGCACTCCTTTGCAAAACAACCTAAAAGAGTTGGTTTCACTTCTAGCTTTCATGCTTCCGACGTtgtttgtggagaaaaGAGACGACTTGCAAGgtcttttcaacaaaaaagcCAGTGTCGACACGACAGCTGATGACTACAACCCACTCATGTCTCAGCAAGCTATTAATAAGGCAAAGACAATGATGACCCCTTTCgtattgagaagaaagaaggcaCAGGTTCTTAAGTATTTGCCTGGAAAGAATCACGAGGTCGTAAAATGCCCAATGACTCCGAAGCAGAGGGAGATTTACGACAGTTACATTCGTCAAGGTAAGGAGGCGAGAGCTGAACGTgagagaaggaagaaagaaggaaaggAAGCCGAGAGAATGAGCCCTACGGCGTCAACTTCGAATGTGATGATGTCCCTCAGAAAAGCATCCATGCATCCACTCCTTTTCAGGACTCAATATACGGATGAGATGTTGCCTGAGatggcagagaagattATGAAAGAGCCCGAGTATATTGCAGCTAACAAAAACTATATCATTGAGGATATGCTGGTCATGAGTGACTACGAGCTCAATGCTCTCTGCGAAAAATTCTCGAATACATTGGGATCGTatgttttgaaggagacaATGTGGTTTGACAGCGGAAAGGTCACTGCCCTTTTGAAGGTGCTCAAGCAGGttattgagaagaaagagaaggtgcttgtcttttctcttttcacTCAGATGCTTGatattcttgaaagagtcCTAAGTTTCTCAAATATCACATTCGTCAGACTCGACGGTCAAACCAGCGTCGAAACCAGACAAGATATTATTGATCGATTCTACGAGGATGATACCATCCCAGTCTTCTTactttcaacaaaagcAGGAGGTTTCGGTATCAActtggtggctgcaaataaTGTGGTCATCTTTGATCAGTCCTTCAACCCACATGATGATAAGCAAGCAGAAGATAGAGCACATCGTGTTGGTCAAACCAACGAAGTGCTCGTGACCAAGCTTGTCTCGGAGCAGACTATCGATGAAAATATCATGTTACTTGCTGAAAAcaagcttcaacttgatcagTCGATTAGCAGCGAAGCCAACGAGAAAAAAGTTGAGGAAAAGGCCGTCTCCATGTTTGAAAACATTTTGTTTGGCCAGTAA